One window from the genome of Nicotiana sylvestris chromosome 9, ASM39365v2, whole genome shotgun sequence encodes:
- the LOC104238172 gene encoding uncharacterized protein: protein MLARKVIVGGQQIKKINEHLRASKADEPQKSEDSFKYATEGEETVSSETEEVTSGPKITSKTISEVAENLENRFVFVGTMAGVETTESRKMGVWSEESAGEEESLREKGGSRSGEATERSVGLGKNVQEPIPSVEETLEDQLKRVSNSYNPKRKKSSGVKISKGELQGVRRSRVRLNWKKSLEESKRKVVVKRKKKVVKLVEAVEIEETDLVLYDEEVAEEVEVVTPKAKKIKTSKTKSHSKTKSAEPSTLAKRTRSAMKSKKVKIVEEEESEDEEETDQE from the exons ATGCTTGCTCGCAAAGTAATCGTTGGAGGACAACAAATCAAGAAAATCAATGAGCACCTGAGGGCAAGTAAGGCAGATGAACCCCAAAAATCTGAAGATTCCTTCAAGTATGCAACTGAGGGGGAAGAAACTGTTTCATCTGAAACAGAGGAGGTAACGTCTGGTCCAAAAATTACATCTAAGACAATCTCTGAGGTTGCTGAAAATCtggaaaataggtttgttttcgTAGGAACTATGGCTGGAGTTGAAACAACTGAGTCTAGGAAAATGGGtg TGTGGAGTGAGGAATCTGCTGGAGAAGAAGAAAGTTTGAGAGAAAAGGGGGGTAGTAGGTCTGGAGAAGCCACTGAGAGGTCGGTTGGGTTGGGGAAGAATGTTCAAGAACCTATTCCATCTGTGGAGGAAACCCTCGAAGACCAATTGAAAAGAGTGTCTAACAGTTACAATCCAAAAAGGAAGAAGAGTTCAGGAGTTAAAATTTCTA AGGGAGAGCTACAAGGAGTTAGAAGAAGCAGAGTGAGGCTGAACTGGAAAAAATCCCTAGAAGAGAGTAAAAGAAAAGTTGTtgtaaagagaaaaaagaaagtaGTTAAGCTTGTTGAGGCAGTTGAAATTGAGGAGACGGACTTGGTCCTTTATGATGAAGAGGTGGCAGAAGAGGTGGAGGTTGTGACTCCAAAGGCAAAGAAAATTAAGACTTCCAAAACGAAATCTCATTCGAAGACAAAGTCTGCAGAGCCTTCTACCTTGGCTAAAAGAACCAGGTCCGCCATGAAATCTAAGAAAGTGAAAATAGTGGAGGAAGAAGAAagtgaagatgaagaagaaactGATCAAGAATAG